In Thermodesulfobacteriota bacterium, the genomic window GTAGATGGGATCGTAGACGCCGGTGGCGGTGACGCAGGCGTTGATGACCACCGCCACCACCTTTTTGCCAGCGTCCTGGAGGCGGTCGAAGAGGATCTTGAGGTCGGCGACCCGGATGCGGCCATGGCCATCCACCGGGATCTCCTGGACCGCCTGCCGGCCCAGGCCCATGATGGCCGCCGCCCGGGCGATGGAGTAGTGGCTGGCCGCGGAGGCCAGGAGCACCGCCCCGCTGCTCGGCCCCTCCTCCCAGGCCTGGGGCAGGGCCCGGGCCCGGGCCGCCAGGAGACAGGTCAGATTGGCCAGGCTGCCGCCATGGGTCATGACCCCGTCCCCGCTGTCCTGCCAGCCCACCTTGTCCAGGAGCCAGCGGATCATGCCCCGCTCGATGGCGGTGGCGGCCGGCCCCATCTCGTAGATGGGCATGCCGTTGTTGGTGAGGCCGGAGACGAGGTCGGCCAGGGCGGAGGGCACCATGGGCACCGCCACCTGGTGGCCGATGTAGCGGGGGTCGGCCAGATGGTTGCTGTGCTCGAGGATGGCGGCCGTCAGGGCGGCGAGGTCGGCCTGGCCGTCCTCGACCACCGACTGGAAGTCCAGGTCCTCCAGGATCTCGGCCACCGGCCGCTGGACCAGCACCTTGCCGTGGCCGGCCTGGGCCTCGGTCAGATACCGGAGCAGGACCGGCGTGAGGGCAGCAAGGCCCTGAGCCAGGAGGGCAGGATCATAGCCGCGGTGAGAGGGCATGGTTGGGCCTCTGCAGGGAAGACGGCATCGGAGCAGAGCCCAGGTTACTCGGGAGCAGCAGCCGCATCAAGGGCATTCCGTACCCGGAGTGGACCACTTTCTGTGAAGACAGTCCACCAGAAGGCGGGCGCAGACCTCGGCGCCATCCAGGCGCTCCACCGGCGGCCCAGGCGGCTGCGCCAGGGCCGCTGCCAGGGCCGGCCCCCAGTCACCGGCGTAGAGGGCGGCGGTGGCCAGCTCCGCTTCGGGCAGATGGGTGCGCACCGCGGCCAGGAGATAGGGCACCTCGGCAAAGGGGCCCCGCTGGCACCAGACCAGGGGCTTGGCCTGGGCCAGACAGTCCGAGACCACGCCGTAGCCGGGCTTGCTGATCACCACCGAGGCGGCGGCCACCAGATCCGGGAAGGAGAGGTCCCAGTCCCGGGCCTCGACGCCATTGGGGAGGGACAGGGCGACGGGCCGCCGGAAGAGGAAGCGCCAGTCGCCAAGCTGTGCCAGGCGCGCGATGGCCTCGGCGGGCAGATCCAGCCGGCCGAAGGCGATCAGGCACACCTTGTCATCAGCAGCCAGCCCCAGGCGGGCGCGGACCGCCGCCCCGGACAGCCGGTTGGTGCTGGCCACCAGCGGCACCGGCAACCGGTGGCGGAAGGCGGCCGAAACCTGGCCCATGGGCAGCTGCAAGACCAGGTTGCACGGCCGGTAGCAGTCCGTCACCCAGGCCACGATCTCGGCCCAGTCCGGGTCGGCGGCGGCGTAGTCCTGGTAGATCCAGTCCCAGGAGAAGTTGGAGACCGCCACCGCCGGAATGCCGGCCGCCGCTGCCGCCTGCACCGCCAGGAAGGGCACGTCCGCCACCACCAGCCGGACCCCGGCTGCCTGCAGAAAGGCCCGCTCGGCAGCCACCAGGGCGCCGGCCTCCGCCCGCAGCCGGCGCAGGCGGTCGAGGCTGGCGGCCAGGTCGAAGCGGACGCTGTCCCGTTGCACCAGGCCCACATCCAGCACCCGCTGCCGCAGGCGGAAGGGGATCCCCGGCAGGTAGTTTTCGAGAAAGGAGCGGTCCAGGTCGGTGACCACCGTAAGCTGTACCTGGGGGGCGAGGCGGTGGATGGCCCGCAGCACGGCACAGGCCCGCACCGCGTGGCCGAAGCCATGGGGGGTGATGTAGGAGGCGATGACAGGGTCGGGCATCGGCGGTCTCCGGGAGGAATATCGAATAGCGAACAAGGAATGTCCAGGATGAATATCGAATGTCGAACAGGGAATGTCCAACCGCAGAAGGGACCGGCAGATCGGATCCGAAACGGCAACGACCAGTCCCTTCGACCTTGGACATTCCTTGTTCGATATTCTGCGGTTCCTGCGAGCCGGCCGCCCGGGCCGAAAAGGCCGAGCGCCGGTCTTTGCTCTGTGGTACTTACTGTCGGAGTGCCACGGGGCCGGCCGTGGGCCGAAAGGGACCCGCCTGCAGGCGGGTGCCAGCGCCCGTGCCTGGCAGACGATCGGGTCCAGCTCGGGGAAGGGGAGGGGAAGGTGGATTCATCCTGGGAGGAGTATGGGTTTCCCGTTGATATGCATCGGCTTCTGGACGATGCGGTGCAGGAGATCCTCCGCCACGAGGACTATGGCCAGTTCCAGGCCTGGCTGCGGGCCGGCATCGCCGGCTATCTCGCCCCCATGGAGGGCGCGGTCTACGCCCCGGAGGAGCTCAAAGAGATGGCGGCTCAGCTCGGGCGGCTCATCTGGGAGCAGATGCCCCTGCCCAGCCGGGACTTCCAGACCGCGCCGGTGACCCCCTGCCTGGAGCCGTCCGGCCCGCGGCCGCTGCCGGAGCCGCCGCCGGAGGCGGACCCCGAGGCCGAG contains:
- a CDS encoding aminotransferase class V-fold PLP-dependent enzyme, with translation MPSHRGYDPALLAQGLAALTPVLLRYLTEAQAGHGKVLVQRPVAEILEDLDFQSVVEDGQADLAALTAAILEHSNHLADPRYIGHQVAVPMVPSALADLVSGLTNNGMPIYEMGPAATAIERGMIRWLLDKVGWQDSGDGVMTHGGSLANLTCLLAARARALPQAWEEGPSSGAVLLASAASHYSIARAAAIMGLGRQAVQEIPVDGHGRIRVADLKILFDRLQDAGKKVVAVVINACVTATGVYDPIYETACFCRRRNAWLHVDGAHGASALLAPQYRSLLAGIELADSLTWDTHKMLGTSTVCGVALFRQQSGLAQTFAQSGSYLFAGAGPGPDVAAHTVECTKQPLAMKLFFNLAVMGEAGLASHVAELFQAARAFYDRIVSRPGFVGLCPPEANVFCFAYGDSGELQDRIRQALVAEGDFYITRATVDGRSYLRLAVMNPFTSAGHIDALCQRIEALAEELTLA